In the Flagellimonas sp. HMM57 genome, one interval contains:
- a CDS encoding aspartate-semialdehyde dehydrogenase yields the protein MKVAVIGATGMVGEVMLKVLAERNFPITDLLLVASERSVGKKLTYRENEYTIIGLADAVAAQPDIAIFSAGGDTSLQWAPKFAEVGTTVIDNSSAWRMDPTKKLVVPEINAAQLTTEDKIIANPNCSTIQMVLALSPLHNKYQMKRVVVSTYQSVSGTGVKAVQQLENEIAGVQGEMAYPYPIGKNALPHCDVFLENGYTKEEMKLAREPQKILDDRTFSVSATAVRIPTAGGHSESINVEFHNDFDISEIRKLLSETPGITVQDNPDTNTYPMPIYAHGKDDVFVGRIRRDETQPNTLNMWVVSDNLRKGAATNAVQIAEYLVENKLISNTPEIIS from the coding sequence ATGAAAGTAGCAGTTATTGGCGCAACCGGAATGGTTGGTGAAGTAATGTTGAAAGTATTGGCAGAACGTAATTTTCCAATTACGGATTTGTTATTGGTAGCTTCTGAACGGTCTGTAGGTAAAAAATTAACCTATAGAGAAAATGAATATACCATTATTGGGCTTGCTGATGCAGTTGCAGCTCAACCCGATATCGCTATTTTCTCGGCAGGTGGTGACACTTCCTTGCAATGGGCGCCAAAATTTGCCGAAGTTGGCACAACCGTTATCGATAATTCCTCGGCATGGCGTATGGACCCTACCAAAAAATTGGTGGTTCCTGAAATTAATGCCGCTCAGTTAACGACCGAGGACAAAATTATTGCCAACCCCAACTGTTCCACCATTCAGATGGTGTTAGCGTTAAGTCCGCTCCACAATAAGTATCAGATGAAACGTGTAGTGGTCTCTACCTACCAATCCGTTTCTGGAACTGGGGTAAAAGCTGTTCAACAACTTGAGAATGAAATTGCAGGTGTACAAGGCGAGATGGCTTACCCCTATCCCATAGGTAAAAATGCATTGCCCCATTGCGATGTGTTTTTAGAAAATGGATATACCAAAGAAGAAATGAAATTGGCCAGAGAGCCACAAAAAATACTGGATGACCGAACTTTTTCGGTTTCAGCGACTGCAGTTCGTATTCCAACAGCTGGTGGTCATTCTGAATCTATTAATGTGGAATTTCATAACGATTTCGATATAAGTGAAATACGAAAGTTGCTAAGTGAAACACCCGGCATTACCGTGCAAGACAATCCAGATACAAATACGTATCCCATGCCTATCTATGCGCATGGTAAAGATGATGTTTTTGTAGGCCGTATCCGTAGGGACGAAACCCAGCCCAATACCCTGAACATGTGGGTCGTTTCTGATAATCTTAGAAAAGGAGCCGCAACTAATGCAGTACAAATTGCAGAATATTTGGTAGAGAACAAGTTGATTTCCAACACTCCAGAAATTATTTCTTAA
- the mscL gene encoding large-conductance mechanosensitive channel protein MscL, with protein sequence MLKEFKDFAMKGNLVDIAVGFVMGAAFNKVVASFTGGIVSPLIGLIFNADFKDLKYIITEGTMNDAGEKVGEVAVLYGEFLTNVIDFIIVAFVMFMIVKGVNKMKKKEEPAPEAPKGPSQEELLAEIRDLLQKQK encoded by the coding sequence ATGTTGAAAGAATTCAAAGATTTTGCAATGAAAGGAAACCTCGTGGACATTGCCGTAGGTTTCGTAATGGGTGCAGCATTTAATAAGGTCGTTGCTTCCTTTACTGGAGGAATAGTATCTCCTTTAATTGGTCTCATCTTTAATGCAGACTTCAAAGATTTAAAATATATAATTACAGAAGGAACTATGAACGATGCAGGTGAAAAAGTAGGGGAAGTGGCAGTATTATATGGTGAATTCTTAACCAATGTAATCGATTTTATCATCGTGGCCTTTGTAATGTTCATGATCGTAAAAGGCGTAAACAAGATGAAGAAAAAAGAAGAGCCAGCTCCAGAAGCACCAAAAGGCCCATCCCAAGAGGAATTGCTCGCCGAAATCAGGGATTTATTACAAAAACAAAAATAG
- the alr gene encoding alanine racemase — MDKVGETTLQIDLAALEHNYRFLKSRLAPQTKFLAVVKAFAYGSDMVTIAKKMEALGADYFAVAYVNEGILLRNAGITQPILVLHPQPINLVEVIEHCLEPSLYSPKILQLFLEVAKYKNQTDYPVHIKFNTGLNRLGFSENHIDFITSQLKNRQELKITSIFSHLAASEDESEKAFSQKQIATFQKISTALNNRLGYVPFRHLLNTSGILNYPEAQFEMVRSGIGLYGYGNDKAFDEQLKPVATLKTIISQIHEIQPNESVGYNRAFTPKNQRRTATLPLGHADGIGRQYGNERSYVFINGKKASIIGNVCMDMIMIDVTNIDCNEGDEVVVFGPNNSAENFATSANTIAYEILTAISPRVKRVVVTL, encoded by the coding sequence ATGGATAAAGTTGGTGAGACTACGCTACAAATAGATTTAGCTGCACTAGAACACAATTACAGGTTTTTAAAATCTAGATTAGCACCCCAAACCAAATTTTTAGCTGTTGTAAAAGCCTTTGCCTATGGCAGTGATATGGTGACCATTGCCAAAAAGATGGAAGCATTGGGTGCGGATTATTTTGCCGTTGCCTATGTGAATGAAGGTATTTTGCTTCGGAATGCGGGTATTACACAACCAATTTTGGTATTGCATCCACAGCCTATAAACCTTGTTGAAGTTATTGAACATTGCTTGGAGCCTAGTTTGTATTCGCCAAAAATCCTTCAGCTTTTTTTAGAGGTTGCCAAATATAAAAACCAAACGGATTATCCCGTCCATATTAAATTTAATACGGGTCTTAATCGATTGGGGTTTAGCGAAAATCATATTGATTTCATTACTTCCCAACTAAAAAACAGGCAAGAACTTAAAATAACTTCCATTTTTTCACATCTAGCTGCTTCGGAAGATGAATCCGAAAAAGCTTTTAGCCAAAAACAAATAGCAACGTTTCAGAAAATAAGTACTGCTTTGAACAATAGGTTAGGGTATGTTCCTTTTCGGCATCTATTGAACACTTCGGGAATCTTAAATTACCCCGAAGCACAATTTGAAATGGTACGAAGTGGCATTGGACTCTACGGTTATGGCAATGACAAGGCTTTTGATGAACAACTGAAACCCGTAGCCACCTTAAAAACCATCATTTCCCAGATTCATGAAATACAGCCGAACGAAAGCGTAGGTTATAATAGGGCCTTTACACCCAAAAACCAAAGAAGAACCGCAACATTGCCGCTTGGTCATGCAGATGGTATTGGCAGACAATATGGCAATGAAAGAAGTTATGTTTTTATCAATGGAAAAAAAGCTTCTATTATTGGCAATGTATGCATGGATATGATTATGATTGATGTTACCAATATTGATTGTAATGAAGGGGATGAAGTTGTGGTCTTTGGACCAAATAACTCAGCAGAAAATTTCGCAACTTCTGCTAACACAATAGCATACGAAATCCTGACTGCAATTTCACCTAGGGTTAAAAGGGTTGTCGTAACCCTATAA
- a CDS encoding thymidine kinase: protein MFLENTVNPKEQFGWIEVICGSMFSGKTEELIRRLKRAQFAKQKVEIFKPIVDTRYHEDMVVSHDSNEIRSTPVPAAANIRLLADDCDVVGIDEAQFFDDEIVTVCNDLANRGIRVVVAGLDMDFKGNPFGPMPALMATAEYVTKVHAVCTRTGNLANYSFRKSDEDKLVLLGETGEYEPLSRAAFYKAMLKEKVSQMNVDAEEVEAKKKAANG from the coding sequence ATGTTTCTCGAAAACACGGTAAACCCTAAAGAACAATTTGGATGGATAGAAGTTATCTGTGGTTCCATGTTCTCAGGAAAAACCGAAGAATTGATCAGAAGATTGAAGCGTGCGCAATTTGCCAAACAAAAAGTAGAGATTTTTAAACCTATTGTGGACACCCGTTATCATGAAGATATGGTGGTCTCCCATGACTCCAATGAAATTAGGTCTACCCCTGTTCCAGCTGCAGCCAACATCCGTTTGTTGGCAGATGATTGTGATGTTGTTGGAATTGACGAAGCACAATTCTTTGATGATGAGATTGTTACCGTCTGTAACGATTTGGCCAATCGTGGTATCCGTGTTGTTGTTGCAGGATTGGATATGGACTTTAAGGGGAATCCTTTTGGACCCATGCCCGCACTCATGGCTACAGCAGAATACGTGACCAAAGTCCACGCAGTTTGTACACGTACCGGAAATCTGGCCAACTACAGTTTTAGAAAATCCGATGAGGACAAATTAGTCTTACTTGGAGAAACGGGTGAGTACGAACCGTTGAGCAGGGCAGCATTTTATAAGGCAATGCTCAAAGAAAAAGTAAGCCAAATGAATGTCGATGCCGAGGAAGTAGAAGCAAAAAAGAAAGCCGCCAATGGATAA
- a CDS encoding DoxX family protein, with protein sequence MNLKKTLFWASTVLLTAIMCFSVYNYFFNHGMIREFFVNMGYPTYLIYPMAVAKILGLLAIWGNFSKWLKEWAYAGFFFNSVLAFFAHYMVSDGEHMGAVLAFIFVLTSYFSEKEVRR encoded by the coding sequence ATGAATCTGAAGAAAACCCTTTTCTGGGCTTCAACTGTATTGTTGACGGCCATTATGTGTTTTTCAGTTTACAATTATTTTTTCAATCATGGAATGATTCGGGAATTTTTCGTGAATATGGGGTATCCCACGTATCTTATTTACCCTATGGCGGTTGCAAAAATTCTAGGATTATTGGCCATATGGGGAAATTTTTCAAAATGGTTGAAAGAATGGGCCTATGCAGGATTCTTCTTCAATTCAGTTTTGGCATTTTTTGCACATTACATGGTCAGTGACGGTGAACATATGGGAGCTGTTCTTGCATTTATCTTTGTTTTGACCTCTTATTTTTCGGAAAAAGAAGTAAGACGGTAA
- the rsmI gene encoding 16S rRNA (cytidine(1402)-2'-O)-methyltransferase, giving the protein MGKLYLVPTPIGNLEDITLRAIKTLKEVDCILAEDTRTSGKLLKHFEIDTPLQSHHMHNEHKQVDILVEKLKGGVSFALISDAGTPAISDPGFLLTRACVENDIAVECLPGATAFVPALVNSGLPNDRFVFEGFLPIKKGRQTRLQILAEEKRTMVFYESPHKLLKTLTQFVEYFGADRLVSVSRELTKMYEETIRGTAAEVLEHFTVKPPKGEFVIIVGGKP; this is encoded by the coding sequence ATGGGGAAATTATATTTGGTGCCGACACCAATAGGAAATCTGGAGGATATCACACTTAGGGCCATAAAAACCCTTAAAGAAGTTGATTGTATTCTTGCGGAGGATACCCGTACTAGCGGAAAACTGCTCAAACATTTTGAGATTGATACACCGCTGCAAAGCCATCATATGCACAATGAGCATAAACAAGTGGATATTTTGGTCGAAAAACTTAAAGGAGGTGTTAGCTTTGCTTTAATTTCCGATGCCGGAACCCCGGCGATTTCAGACCCTGGATTTTTATTGACCCGGGCATGTGTGGAAAACGATATAGCAGTTGAATGTCTTCCTGGAGCAACAGCATTCGTTCCAGCACTAGTGAACAGTGGACTCCCTAATGATCGTTTTGTCTTTGAAGGATTTCTACCGATTAAAAAAGGCAGACAAACCCGATTGCAAATATTGGCGGAAGAAAAAAGAACGATGGTATTTTACGAATCGCCCCATAAATTGCTTAAAACCTTGACCCAATTTGTGGAATACTTTGGAGCGGATAGATTGGTTTCTGTTTCGCGGGAATTGACCAAAATGTATGAGGAAACCATTAGGGGAACAGCAGCCGAAGTTCTAGAACATTTTACAGTAAAACCACCTAAAGGTGAGTTTGTTATTATAGTTGGGGGAAAACCTTAA
- a CDS encoding AraC family transcriptional regulator codes for MVQKFHPELNKVYFINKYTLLHIISGSGTIQVDFKNYNDWQDKAIYLEKGQYIKFFSDDFVVRKIEFPNKTVFDKKEVRVLFKHLISLGYINFNECEECKRYLSNTAFSENTSEIIDISSKQWYWQNPFQASKQEYQIIFDVKEIIDNEYYGNFNNKDLSALMLENGYNAQALVKDKIGLSVKTLLSNKRLMESKKKIAFTDKSIQEVSYETGYKDPAYFNRVFKNTTGQTPSDFRNDFDYENRDTFTKNLIELLKDHHAEHRNLEFYADKMNLSIKALSKKTRAKMNASLGQLIRNELISTSKKLLLQEASIKDIAYKLGFEEANHFSHFFKNYTGSTPTDYKIKKYNS; via the coding sequence GTGGTACAAAAATTCCATCCCGAACTGAACAAGGTGTACTTTATAAACAAGTATACCCTACTACACATTATTTCTGGTTCGGGAACTATCCAAGTCGATTTCAAAAACTATAACGACTGGCAAGACAAGGCCATTTACTTGGAAAAAGGTCAGTATATCAAATTCTTTTCAGATGATTTTGTTGTAAGAAAGATAGAATTCCCAAACAAGACTGTTTTTGATAAGAAAGAAGTACGAGTACTCTTTAAACATTTGATTTCGTTGGGCTATATCAACTTTAACGAATGCGAGGAGTGCAAAAGATATTTGTCCAACACCGCGTTTTCTGAAAATACTTCCGAAATCATAGATATTTCCTCCAAGCAATGGTATTGGCAAAACCCTTTTCAAGCCAGCAAGCAAGAATATCAGATCATTTTCGATGTTAAAGAGATTATCGATAATGAATATTACGGCAATTTCAACAACAAGGACCTTTCAGCTTTAATGTTGGAAAATGGATACAATGCCCAAGCACTCGTTAAGGATAAAATAGGGCTATCTGTAAAGACGTTGCTTTCTAACAAAAGATTGATGGAGAGCAAAAAGAAAATAGCATTTACAGATAAGAGTATTCAAGAGGTTTCTTATGAAACAGGGTACAAGGACCCAGCATATTTTAACCGGGTATTTAAAAACACCACGGGACAGACCCCATCAGATTTCCGAAACGATTTCGATTATGAAAATCGTGATACGTTCACCAAGAACCTTATCGAATTATTAAAGGACCATCATGCGGAGCATCGGAATCTTGAATTTTATGCTGACAAAATGAATCTCTCCATAAAAGCACTATCCAAAAAAACGAGAGCGAAAATGAATGCATCTTTAGGTCAGTTGATTCGAAATGAATTGATTTCCACCTCAAAAAAACTATTGCTTCAAGAAGCATCTATAAAGGATATTGCATATAAACTTGGTTTTGAAGAGGCCAACCACTTCTCACACTTCTTTAAAAATTACACAGGGAGTACTCCCACCGATTACAAAATCAAAAAGTACAATTCTTAG
- a CDS encoding nuclear transport factor 2 family protein: MDIKSLAIEMDGIVGKGAIVDAVKQFFAEDATTSDYNGLATTDKQQMVEKMEGFAGAIAQVNGITHHHTIVDGNVSASEFTFDFNMKDDSKIYWHEIIRRVWNNDGKVVEEEYFNAQ; encoded by the coding sequence ATGGATATTAAATCATTGGCCATCGAAATGGATGGCATTGTAGGCAAAGGAGCCATTGTAGACGCAGTAAAACAATTCTTCGCAGAAGACGCAACAACATCTGACTATAATGGACTAGCGACCACTGACAAACAGCAAATGGTCGAAAAAATGGAAGGCTTCGCAGGAGCGATTGCTCAAGTAAACGGCATAACCCACCATCATACAATTGTAGATGGAAATGTATCAGCGTCAGAATTCACTTTTGATTTCAACATGAAGGATGACAGCAAAATCTACTGGCACGAGATTATTCGTCGCGTTTGGAACAACGATGGTAAAGTAGTTGAGGAAGAGTATTTCAACGCTCAATAA
- a CDS encoding YHS domain-containing (seleno)protein, protein MKILKLSIVVVALTFATSLSAQDKMANNIDNSNIALAGYSPVSYLDLGLAQRGNKAYKSEYKKVVYYFTSGEQKATFDKNPSKYMPQYGGFCAFGIYAGAKFRVDPTKFIVKDGKYYLYLNNVELDAKQLWLAENNHGKLKSVADTNWKKLGKTHN, encoded by the coding sequence ATGAAAATTTTAAAATTATCCATAGTAGTAGTAGCATTAACATTTGCTACAAGTTTATCGGCCCAGGACAAAATGGCCAACAATATTGACAACAGTAATATTGCACTTGCAGGTTATAGCCCTGTATCCTATTTGGATTTGGGATTGGCTCAAAGAGGTAACAAAGCGTACAAATCTGAGTACAAGAAAGTAGTATATTATTTCACTTCTGGAGAGCAAAAGGCAACGTTTGATAAAAACCCTTCCAAGTATATGCCTCAATATGGTGGTTTCTGTGCTTTTGGAATCTATGCTGGAGCAAAATTCAGAGTAGACCCAACTAAATTCATAGTAAAAGATGGAAAATATTATTTGTATTTGAACAATGTAGAGCTTGATGCAAAACAACTTTGGCTTGCAGAAAACAATCATGGTAAATTAAAAAGTGTTGCGGACACCAATTGGAAAAAGTTAGGTAAGACACATAACTAG
- a CDS encoding uracil-DNA glycosylase family protein, with protein MKQLLSDIRKCEVCIEHLPLGPRPIVAGHPDARILIIGHAPGTKVHKTGIPWDDHSGKQLRKWMGVTDEEFYDETKIAQMPMGFCYPGKGKTGDLPPRTECAPLWHKPLLNKMPNLKLTILIGQYSQRYYLGKRMEKNLTETVRNFINYVPYYFVIPHPSPRNRFWISKNPWFEEEVVPMLQNHIAQQLKN; from the coding sequence ATGAAACAATTACTCTCCGATATCCGCAAGTGTGAAGTGTGCATAGAACACCTTCCTTTAGGTCCACGGCCCATAGTGGCCGGACACCCAGACGCACGAATCTTAATTATTGGGCATGCACCAGGCACCAAAGTACATAAAACCGGAATACCTTGGGATGACCATAGTGGCAAACAGCTTCGCAAATGGATGGGTGTAACGGATGAAGAATTTTATGACGAGACCAAAATTGCACAAATGCCCATGGGATTTTGTTATCCCGGAAAAGGAAAAACAGGAGATTTACCTCCAAGGACCGAATGTGCTCCTCTATGGCATAAACCGCTTCTCAACAAAATGCCCAATCTAAAATTAACAATTCTTATTGGGCAATACTCCCAGCGGTATTATTTGGGAAAGAGAATGGAAAAAAATTTAACAGAGACCGTACGGAATTTCATCAACTATGTGCCCTATTATTTTGTAATACCGCATCCATCGCCCAGAAATCGATTTTGGATAAGCAAAAACCCTTGGTTTGAAGAGGAGGTTGTACCCATGCTTCAAAACCATATAGCCCAACAACTAAAAAACTAG
- a CDS encoding Crp/Fnr family transcriptional regulator, with protein MNDETFLRLKQFFPQVNFEKEEENYFRSLWKPKTFNQYDLITEAGAIERYFYFVLEGVQAIYILNEKGEKVVLGFSYSGSPSGVFDSFISKQQSHTFLEALKPSKLLGISLTDYQGLFQKFPDFNIWGRLFFQNILFGRLHREVELLTLSAEQRYIAFMQRCPDELKVIPQKYLASYLNMKPETFSRLRSSISY; from the coding sequence ATGAATGACGAAACTTTTCTTCGCTTAAAGCAATTCTTTCCACAAGTCAATTTTGAAAAAGAAGAGGAAAACTATTTTCGTTCGCTTTGGAAGCCTAAAACCTTTAATCAATACGATCTTATAACCGAAGCTGGTGCTATTGAGCGTTATTTTTATTTTGTGCTTGAAGGCGTACAGGCCATCTATATCCTAAACGAAAAGGGAGAGAAAGTGGTTTTGGGGTTTTCCTATTCGGGAAGTCCATCCGGAGTCTTTGATTCGTTTATTTCCAAGCAGCAATCCCATACGTTTTTAGAAGCCCTAAAACCTTCAAAGTTATTGGGCATTTCATTGACCGATTATCAAGGTTTGTTTCAAAAGTTCCCCGATTTCAATATTTGGGGCCGTTTGTTTTTTCAAAATATATTATTTGGTCGTTTGCATAGGGAAGTGGAGCTTTTGACCCTATCAGCGGAACAGCGTTATATTGCATTCATGCAGCGTTGCCCGGATGAATTAAAAGTGATTCCCCAAAAATACTTGGCCTCATATCTCAATATGAAACCAGAAACCTTTAGCAGGTTACGTTCGAGTATTTCTTACTAG
- a CDS encoding DinB family protein: MAALVLTSENQIQRLNHILNTVKKHQTLDVTILKTPPNPKVWNIVEIIAHLNISYGKYVEKINDTLAKSADIDKEPDGFRTRRWQKLVIEGQRPKNGVRKMKMKTLKRFEPLLDKNELTGEKIDEVFDAFFELHNHLKQSILKSRNKDVTKIKITSAIGPVVKFYLPEAFEFLLCHLERHMVQVDEILA, encoded by the coding sequence ATGGCAGCATTGGTCCTCACCTCGGAAAATCAAATTCAGCGGTTAAATCATATTCTAAATACCGTAAAAAAGCATCAGACTTTAGATGTAACCATATTAAAAACACCTCCAAATCCAAAGGTCTGGAACATTGTCGAAATCATTGCGCACCTAAACATTTCCTATGGCAAGTACGTGGAGAAAATAAATGATACGCTAGCAAAATCAGCAGATATCGATAAAGAACCAGATGGGTTCAGGACAAGACGTTGGCAGAAATTAGTTATTGAAGGACAACGACCCAAGAATGGAGTCCGAAAAATGAAAATGAAAACGCTAAAGCGGTTTGAGCCATTATTGGACAAGAACGAATTGACAGGCGAAAAAATAGACGAGGTTTTCGATGCGTTTTTTGAGCTGCACAATCATTTGAAGCAATCTATCTTAAAAAGCAGGAACAAAGATGTAACCAAAATTAAGATAACCTCTGCCATAGGCCCTGTTGTAAAATTCTACCTTCCAGAAGCTTTTGAATTTTTACTTTGCCATTTGGAGCGACACATGGTACAGGTTGATGAAATTCTGGCGTAA
- a CDS encoding carboxymuconolactone decarboxylase family protein, which yields MALVNPLDPNHDLETKKLAEFFNETLGFCPNSILTMQHRPAISKAFINLNKAVMANEGRVTSALKRMIAWVSSNATGCRYCQAHAIRAAERYGAEQEQLDNIWEYRTHEAFSEAERAALDFSLAASQVPNAVDAEIKAKLYEHWNEGEIVEMLGVISLFGYLNRWNDSMGTSIEEGAVESGEQYLGKHGWEEGKHDGSRY from the coding sequence ATGGCATTAGTAAATCCACTTGATCCCAATCATGATTTAGAGACTAAAAAATTAGCTGAATTCTTTAACGAGACTCTTGGTTTTTGTCCAAACTCCATCTTGACGATGCAGCATAGACCAGCTATTTCAAAGGCATTTATCAACCTAAATAAAGCCGTAATGGCCAATGAAGGTAGGGTTACGTCAGCTTTAAAACGGATGATTGCATGGGTGAGCAGTAATGCCACGGGATGTCGATATTGTCAAGCACATGCCATTAGGGCTGCAGAGCGTTATGGTGCAGAGCAGGAGCAATTGGACAATATTTGGGAATACCGAACCCACGAAGCTTTCTCAGAAGCCGAACGCGCAGCTTTAGATTTTTCCTTGGCCGCCTCTCAAGTTCCCAATGCAGTGGATGCAGAAATCAAAGCAAAACTCTACGAACATTGGAACGAAGGTGAAATTGTGGAGATGCTAGGTGTAATCTCCTTATTTGGATATTTGAACCGCTGGAACGACTCCATGGGTACTTCTATAGAAGAGGGTGCTGTTGAAAGTGGGGAACAGTATTTGGGGAAACATGGTTGGGAAGAAGGGAAACATGATGGGTCTAGGTATTAG
- a CDS encoding OsmC family protein: protein MTNHITTKWLGEMAFESNNPSGQTLRIDASPEDGGKGDGYRPKALMLSSLAGCSGLDVASLIKKMKLEVDEFHIETIANLTDEHPKYYDAVTIEYHFHGPNLNEEKLQKAIDLSVEKYCGVMEMFRRFAELEIKTVFHG from the coding sequence ATGACAAATCATATTACTACCAAATGGTTAGGAGAAATGGCCTTCGAAAGCAATAATCCTTCGGGCCAAACATTAAGAATCGACGCAAGTCCAGAAGATGGGGGTAAGGGTGATGGCTATCGTCCAAAGGCATTGATGTTATCTTCTTTGGCTGGTTGCTCTGGTTTGGATGTTGCCTCGCTCATTAAAAAAATGAAACTGGAAGTGGACGAATTTCATATTGAAACTATTGCCAACTTGACCGATGAACACCCCAAGTATTATGATGCCGTGACCATAGAATATCACTTTCACGGGCCAAATCTGAATGAAGAGAAATTACAAAAAGCTATTGACCTATCCGTAGAAAAATATTGCGGTGTTATGGAAATGTTCAGACGGTTCGCGGAGTTGGAGATTAAGACGGTGTTTCATGGGTAA
- a CDS encoding four helix bundle protein, translated as MKDKKFDLEDRLVSFAADIALFCKELPNDFTGQYYGHQLLRSSGSSALNFGEMQGAQTDKDFKHKASICLKELKESRINLKILEKINYGSDLNRKELLDEIEQLIKIIATIIKNKSQ; from the coding sequence ATGAAAGATAAAAAGTTTGACCTAGAAGATAGATTAGTATCGTTTGCGGCGGATATAGCCCTTTTTTGTAAAGAATTACCCAATGATTTTACGGGTCAGTATTATGGTCACCAACTGTTAAGGTCATCCGGTAGTTCGGCTCTTAATTTTGGGGAGATGCAAGGAGCCCAAACGGATAAGGACTTTAAACATAAGGCCTCTATTTGTTTAAAGGAATTAAAGGAGTCACGAATCAATTTAAAGATTCTGGAAAAGATTAATTATGGAAGTGATTTAAATCGGAAAGAACTTCTTGACGAAATAGAACAATTAATAAAGATTATAGCAACAATAATTAAAAACAAAAGTCAATAA